The segment AGCAGAGACGAATGCCTCAAAATTCTCATATGCCCGGGATCCAGAAAGGGCAGCGATCTCTTCCGCTCTTTCCAGAACTTGGTCGAATACAGCGGTTATCTCGAAACTGCCCGCATGCTGTGCGATGATATGCCCGATATTACCACAGCCGAGCAGCCCGATTCTTATCATGGTAAACAGATTATGGGTGCCATTGGTTAAGCGTTGTGCTTGCACAATAAAGTCACTGTTAAGAAAAGAACCGTGATGGATAGAAGAAAATAGAAAAAACTGGCCTTATATCTGAATGCATCAAATGGATCTGATAGTTCTATGCCGGTTAAACGATCCGGAAGCGATTGCGGCAGGCTTTCAGATTCCGATTGGCTGAAAGCGCTGAGTAAAAGGCACATCTTTATCGAGACCTACGGGTGCCGCTATAATTTTGGTGACACTGCAAAACTTGTCGAGGTTCTGAACCAGAAGGGAAGTACGATTGTTGGATCTGCTGATATTGCCGATGCCGTGGTTATCAACACATGTACGGTTGTAGGTCCCACGGAACGGCGTATGCTCCGGCAGATAAGCCAGTACCGGGATCGTGATCTGTATGTGACCGGGTGCATGCCGGAAGTCCAGCGGGAAGCAATTTTTTCGGTATGCACGCCGAAGTTCATCAGTCCTGAAAACATTCGTGAAGAATACCGGAAGATCATGACCGTCACTGGCGGTGGCCCCGGTATCGTTCAAATTGCCCAGGGCTGCCTTGGCCAGTGCACCTATTGTCTCACGCGCCTTGCACGCGGTCCTCTGCAGAGTTTTTCTCAGGAAGAGATCGTTTCGCAGATCCAGGCGTTTGTCCGTTCAGGGGTGCCGGAGATCCAGTTGACCGCGCAGGACGTGAGCGCATGGGGTCGTGATTGCGGGCGCACACTTCCCGAACTGCTGACTGCCATCAATGATATCCCGGGTCGGTTTATGGTAAGGGTAGGGATGATGAACCCCTCGACCGTGAATTATTGTCTTGATGAGCTTACCGGTGTATTTGCCGGCGATCATATCTTTAAATTCGTTCATATTCCGTTTCAGTCTGGTTCAGATGCTGTACTCACGCGAATGGGCAGGGGATGTACCGTGGCCGAATGTGAAGGAATTGTTTCAGCATTCCGAAAACGATTCCCGGATATCACCATTGCCACCGACATGATTGTTGGTTTTCCGAAAGAAACTGCAGAAGACTTTTCCCGGTCGTGTGACATGATTGGAAGAGTGCGCCCGAACAAGGTGAATATCACCCGCTATTCCTCCCGCCCCTTTACACCCATTTCTTCAGAAAAGGACTTTCCCGATTCGGTAAAAAAAGACCGTTCACGTTTTCTGAATGCCCGTGCTGAACAGATATATGCCGATCTTAACCGACCTCATATCGCTACCGTAATGCCGTTTATTGTTACAGAAACTCTCCGAAAGGGATCCGTGATGGCCCGGACGTCGAATTATACCGGTATTGTCCTGAACGAAGACCTTCATTTAGGACACGAAGGAAAAGCGGTCATCACAGAAGATCGCAGGTATTTTTTTATCGGAAAACTGGTGAGCTAGGGATTGCCAGGGGCCGGTAGCCGGTACAAGAAACAAGTGGTTTTATAGCCGCAATATAAACAGATCTTAACCTTCGCACTTGTGCGCCTTGGTTCTGGTGAATGCAATGGATGAAATTGAAACCGGGTTTGAAAAACTGATAGAGAAGATCGAAGCGAACCGGGGTAAGACGGTTGAACTTTCCGCTAAGATCAAAGAGAACGATGCAAAACTTCTCGCCCGTATGGCAAAATCTGCCATACCTGTCGTAAAAACAGTTGGTCTCGATATGCTCAAAATGGGCAAGCAGGACACCAAAGGGGAAATTTACGATCCCATGTATTATCCCCGGAAGATGATTATTCTCGGAAAATCCGATCCTGCCGCATTCCGCCCCGACAACCCCCAGAAACAGATCACCGATCAGTTCTGCGTGTTATCCGATGAAGGCAAAATATTCGAATTAATGTACAGCTTTGACGGTTTTCTTACCGATTCATACCTGAACCCGATTGATGCAAAGACCGCAATCGAGCATTATGGCTATGATGTCCTGTTTATGCTCTACCGTGCGCTTCACGATTACCTCGATGGTGAAAAGGCACTGATTGAAGCGCTCGATACCGTTATCGGGTATGTTTTTGCCAGAACAGAGTGAAATACTCATTTTTCTTTTTGCTTTTTTGTTTTGTTCCGTATCCTTTGCGTATCCATAACGGTGGATACAAACCGTTTTTCTTTTCCCCCTCTGTGATTGGTTTTGTGGGGGGCAATAAATTATTCAAACACGGGTGCGGCATAATGATTTTTCATGGATTTTTTGAAGGTTTTTCCGCACGAACTCCGGAATTATAAACTCCATAACCTGGATCGTAGTCCCGAACCGAGAGACCGAATCCTCTCTGTGAGGGATATAAAAGAACATAAAATCAAAATGCGTTAGATGGGCCCGATGTGATTCGAACACATGACCTCCCGGTTATCAGCCGGGCGCACCACCGGGCTATGCTACGGGCCCAAAAGATTGCCTTATTTTACCCTAATAACTACTCCATCAGAGTTATTATAGGTTGTGAATCACCCGGGCACATGGGAAGAATATTCAGATAGGGATATGTGCAGAAAAATCACGGTAATAGTACGGATAAGGGATCATGGAACGAAAATACCTCCTTGGGAATGAAGCGATCGCCCATGCCTGTGTTGAATCCGGTGTGGATTTTGTGAGCGGTTACCCCGGTACACCTTCATCAGAAGTCATCGATGTACTACGGATACAACCGGACCGGTCATATTACCTTGAATGGTCGGTGAACGAGAAAGTGGCGCTGGAGAATGCCCTTGCCGCTGCCTGGTGCGGCATCCGCGCACTCTGCACCATGAAGCATGTGGGGCTCAATGTTGCTGCAGACCCGCTGATGACAAGTGCCTATACCGGTGTTTCCGGGGGTCTTGTGATCCTGAGTGCGGATGATCCGTTCGCGCACAGTTCCCAAAACGAGCAGGATACCCGGTGCTATGCCCATTTTGCACGGGTGCCCTGCTTTGATCCTGCCAGCGTGCAGGAAGCGCATGATATGATCCCCGCGGCATTCGCCTTTTCCGAAGAGTTTGGATTACCGGTGATATTCCGCCCGACAACCCGTATCTGTCACTCGAAAGGAGACGTGATGTTGGGAGATGTCACCCCTAGCACACGGAAAGGGGAGTTCCATAAGGATCCGCGCCAGTACGTGGTGATCCCGGCCCATACCCGCATCCTCCATAAGAAACTCAACGAAAAACAGCCTGCGATCAAAAAAAGGCTGGTGGAACTGGGATTTAACCGGTCTGAAATCCGGGGAAAGACGGCCGTTATTGCCAGCGGTATTGCCGCATCTTATGTTCAGGAACTGCTGCCATCCGGCGTTTCGTTCATGAAGATCGGTGCATACCCGATCGACGAGGACTGGCTGGGTGCCTTTGTCAACAAACATGAAAAAGTTCTGGTGATCGAAGAACTTGCCCCTGAAGTGGAGGAGCAAGTGCGGCAGGTTGCCGGTTGTGTGCCGGTATTCGGGAAGAAGAATGGGTATGCATCCTACGAAGGAGAACTATCCCCCCCTGCGGTTGCAGCGATCATGGCAAAGGCCGGTGTCCTGCCAACCAACCCGTTCCCAACCGTAGAACCTGTACAGAACCTGCCCCCCCGCCCGCCGATCCTCTGTGCAGGGTGTCATCACCGCGTGGCGTTCTATGCGATTAAAAAAGTCTTCAAGGACGCGATCTATCCCAGCGATATCGGGTGCTACACGCTGGGGCTCCAGCTTGGTGTTGTGGACACGACGATCTGCATGGGTGCGTCCATCACCGTAGGCAGCGGTATTGCCCATTCCGGTGAACCGCGCGATGTGATCTGTACGATTGGGGATTCCACATTCCTCCATACGGGTATCCAGGGCCTGATGAATGCGGTCTACAATGGTGCGAATATGACGGTCGTGATCCTCGACAACCGGATCACGGCAATGACCGGGCACCAGCCGAACCCGAATACCGGTGCAACTGCCTGCGGTGTGGAGAGCCCGCCGATCTCGCTCGATGCAATCTGCCGCTCCTGCGGCGCCAGTTTTGTCGAGACCATCGATCCGTACGATCTCACCGGTATGATCAATGTCCTTGAGGCTGCAAAGAAACGGACTGGTGTCAAGGTAATTATTGCCAAACAGATGTGCGTGATTACAGCGCGTCGTGCTGGTATCAAGCGCGGGAGGTATCAGGTTGACCCCGAAACCTGCACTGGTTGCGGCAGCTGCGTGCGATTCGGGTGCCCCGCAATTGAGTTTTCCGATGACAAGGCGCGGATAAATGACCTGTGCAGCGGGTGTGCCGTCTGCGTCCAGATTTGTCCTGTGGGGGCAATTGGCCGGGAGGGAAAGAGATGAGCGGAAGTTTCGATATCCTGATGGTGGGAATCGGGGGACAGGGAACGATCCTTGCTTCCAATATCCTTGGCGAAGCCTGTCTGATCGAAGGGAGGCCGGTGAAAGGAGCCGAGACGCACGGCATGGCACAACGCGGCGGTTCGGTGGAGAGCCATATACGAATTGACGGGTTGTTCGGCCCCCTGATCCCCCCCGGGCAGGTGGATCTCATGATCTCATTTGATCTTCTGGAAGCCCTCCGCTACTCCCATTACCTGAAAAAATGGGGCAGGATTATCGCGAATAACCACCTTGTGCTTCCCACATCGGTATACACGCAGAATCTCATCGTGCCAACGGAAGATGAGATCATTGCCGCGCTGAAAAACCACCCGTTATGCCTGCTGGATGCAGACAAGATGGCGGCCGATGCGGGAAGCCCGCTCTCCCAGAATGTGGTGATGCTGGGCGCCGCATCCGAATCCATCCCCCTCAAACCTGAGTCGTTGCTTGAGGCAGTCCGGCGCCTTGTCCCGAAAAAGACCGTGGAGATTAATCTAAAGGCGTTTGAGTCGGGACGGGCTTTTGGCGGGAAGTGTTGACAGATCCTTTTCCGGTTCCTTTTTAAACTCACATGGGGGGTAGGATCCCCGCATGTGCCCGGAGGGGACCCTCCCGCTCCAAAAAAAGAGGAGTGGGTGCCTACCACCCCTTCACGTTAAAAAATTTTGACCTGACCCTCCCCTCTTAGGCTAAGAGGGGACCCTACCCCCCCCTTTTTGCATAAACGTGAGCGCGGTTTTGTGTGGAATCACGACGGAGAGCATTTTTCAGGTTGATCATCATGTGGAGGGAGGGTCCCCTTATGTGCCCGGAGGGGACCTTCCCCTCTAAAAAAAGAGGGGTGGGTGCCTACCACCCCTTCACGTTAAAAAATTTTGACCTGACCCTCCCCTCTTAGGCTAAGAGGGGATCCCCTACCCCTTCAGCAGGGATCCGCAGAGTGGAAGCTTGATATGTGAAGACCCCAAAGAGCGACTCTTGATTCGCTTAGGTTTCAAAAAGAACAAAAAATCCAAAAAACCAGAAGAAGCGCTGAGGGGGGGAATTGAACCCCCGAGGCACTTTCGCACCACAGGCTTTCCAGGCCTGCGCCCTACCGCTAGACTACCTCAGCAAAAAGTGTATCCTATCTGTATGCGGGGTATTTTTTTAATGGTATCTCTTTCTCTGGAACTGGGCTGGTGTTCTTCTGGCAGGTTTTGAGACCGGTTTTTTAGCCGGTTTCTTATTGTGCTGCACCGGCTTATCGGATTTTGTCCAGCCCCGGGGATAGGTGCCCGGCTGCAGGAATACCGCTGTTGGTGCAATTACCAGCCCGGTCTCACCGGGTTTGAACGAGGATGAGGGGACAAGCGCTTTGCCCAGGCAGACAAATTCGCGTTTCTGGGAGAGAACGGCAACAGTCTGGTTCTTTCCAAACTCATCGCAGCTGATCACTCCTACTCCCGCAAGGACCGCGCCCCGGCAGATCGCATCGATTGCAGTATCGCGCACAGTAACAACCGGAAGATCCGGCACCGCGGCATCGACCGACATCACCATTGACTCAAGAGCAGCCCTGTCACCGGCTTCAGTCGCCACGCATGCGTCCTTCAGTTCATGAAGCGTATGCATGGTCAATTCATCAAACGTTCCGGAGCGGGTGCGGCGCAGTTCCTGCATATGCCCCCCGACACCCAGTGCGAATCCCATGTGGTGGCAGAGCGAGCGGATGTAGGTGCCTGCCTCGCAGTTCACCCGGAAAAGGACAAGTCGTCCTTCAATGCTGAGGATCTCGAGTTTATGGATGGTGCGGATTCGGAGGTTGCGTTTCACCGCGCTCTTCCGGGGCGGGCGCTGGTAGAGTCTGCCTGTAAACTCCTCTCCCATCTTCTCAATACAGGCCGTGTCGACATCGCCGTGCAGCCGCATCAGGCAGACATATTCCTTGTCATGCGCAAGGAGCAGCGGCGCGAGACGCACCGCATTGCCGAGCATGATGAGGAGTAACCCGGACACCTGCGGATCGAGCGTGCCGGAGTGCCCCACCTCGCACCCGAGCATCTGTCCTACCCACGCGGCGATCTCATGGCTTGACGGCCCCTGAGTCTTGTCCACTACGATAATGCCCGCACCTTTCCATAAGGGTGCTTTTTTCTTCTGTGCAGTTTGCTCATTCTCTGCGTTCGGTGATTCCATTTTATTTGCTCCCGTTATTGTCGAGATAGGTATTCAGTGCTGCAAGAGTTCCTTCAAGGGACCCGTCCCCCACGACTGCAGGCACGGCGCCCGTGCGCATGGCCGCTGCCGTTATGTCGCCAATTGCCATGACGAGCAGATCCTTGCGCGGTGTCCAGATCGCTTTGGTATAGGACATGGCACTGGTAAAGAGAATCGCGTCAGCCGTATCCAGTGCCAGTGTCTCTCCGGTAGGTTCAAGCCCGTAGCACCGGAACTCGTGGACAATCCCCCCCGCTGCGGTGATTGCATCGATGAGCGCGGGATTCGGGACATCGGCGCGGGGAATGCCGATATGTTTTCCCCGGATCCAGTCGCCAAGATAGGGAACAAAGTCCCGCGAGTAGAAACCCGGGAGTGTCTCGCACCCGATACCGGCCTGCTCCAGTTCTTTTGCGGTCTGGGGGCCGATTGCGATCACCCGGGGGACCTTTTTGAGAAGCGGGGCAATAATCTTTGCCGGGAGGGCGCTTGTGAAGAAGATACAGTCGAACTCATTGTTGTCCACTCCTTTGACGAACGCCGAGATCGCCGCTTCGCGCAGTTCCGAGCGGAGCGGGTGGACGCTGTAGCAGGTATGCCCGGCCTTTGCACAGCGTGCAGCATCGCTCTTCTCTTTACCTGAAAGACGGGTGACTGCGATCTTCATTACGGATTCATGGCCCCTGTATGATAATAGGATATGCATTTCGGTGAATTTATGTTCGCTCTCCCGTATGTCTAGTGAATGATAGAGATCCTGCTGGGTGTCGTGATTGGCGTAATTCTCGGCACCCTCAGCGGGATCATCCCCGGGGTGCATGCCAATACCCTTGCCGGCGTGTTATTGAGTTTGCAGGTGGTGTTATTATCCCTTCTCGGGCCGGTCGCGCTTGCCGGTGCTATGTTTGCAGCTCTCATCACCCACACATTTGTTGATGCGATCCCCAGCACTTTCCTTGGTATTCCCGATGCCGATACGTCGCTTGCCGTGCTGCCCGCCCACGCTCTCTGCCTTGAAGGCAATGGCGAGGAAGCGGTGCGGATCGCTGCACTGGGCAGTGCCTGTGCGATGATAATTGCGGTGCCGCTATCGATTCTCTGTTTCCTGGTACTCCCGGCACTCCAGCCGTACTTTGACTGGTGGATAGGTATCCTGCTGGTTGCTTCGGTAGGGTACATGATCGTGACGAGTGAGGCACCGGGCTGGGCATTTGGCATATTTGTTGTATCCGGCCTGCTGGGAACATTCTCGCTACACTATGCATTTCTCGGCTGGCACACTCTTGCGGGGGGTAGTGCGATCCTCATGCCCCTTCTTACCGGGTTGTTTGGTATCTCGGTGCTTCTCACATCCTCGCAGGGGAAGATGCCTGATCAGCAGTTCAAAGGGATACGCATGGAAGACCGGACCATGGTGAAATGCTCGGTGCTTGGCACGGCTGCCGGTGTTGCTGTCGGGTGGCTACCCGGTCTTTCCACGGCATCTGCAAACGGGGTTCTCGCATCGGTGATTGGGTACGACAAGGATCGCCGCGCATATATCCTTGCAACGAATGCAGCGAACACCTCTAATGCCTTTATCGGCCTTGCCGCGCTTTTTGCCCTGTCAAGGATGCGCAACGGTGTGATGGTCGCGCTCTCGGAACTACCGCTCCCTTCGATGAGCGAACTCACGATGATTGGGGTGCTCGCTGCCGTTGCTGCGTACCTGATTACGGTATGGCTTGCAAAATATGCGCATCATCTCAATGGGATTGATGTGTGGTTGTTGAACCGGGCCGTTATTACATTTATTATCATCCTCTGCATCCTCCTAACCGGGCCATTCGGCATTATGGTCCTGATCCTTGCGACAGCCCTTGGCCTCGTGCCACATCTGGTGAATGTGCCGAGAATGTACTGCATGGGCGCGATCATGATCCCGGTGATGCTCTACTCGTTTGGCATCGCAGGTGTATGATCCCGCAGCCGGAACCCCCCCGCGCTCCATGAAATGCGGGGGATGATCTATGGTTTTATACGGGCTCGCACCCCTTATCTTTCTAATATGCGATCCTACTGGTTCGGGGATGTAGATGATGGAAAGTGTACACTATTCGGCGGTGATGTGCAGGCCAAAGCTGAACGTGTCCGCTTGATTCGCACCAGTATGGAATCATTTGTTCCTCTGACCTGGGAAACCGCGGTCACGTGCGGCGCGTGTCGTGACCGTGCGGACTATATAACAAAACTCCGCGAGGTTTGTTTTGCCGCTGCAGAGCGCGATATACGCCAGCAGTATTCCGGTAAGGATGCCGAACTGCTCCAGATGGTGAGGACCCTCGATGAGATGGACACCGTAATCAACCTGCTTACCGAACGGGCGGTTGAATGGTACCAGCTCCGCCACCCTACCTTTACCCGAAAATATCGTAAGACCCCTGCGCACATTGTGGTGAAGAACATCCGTGAGAAATCCCGTGG is part of the Methanoregula sp. genome and harbors:
- a CDS encoding radical SAM protein — encoded protein: MPVKRSGSDCGRLSDSDWLKALSKRHIFIETYGCRYNFGDTAKLVEVLNQKGSTIVGSADIADAVVINTCTVVGPTERRMLRQISQYRDRDLYVTGCMPEVQREAIFSVCTPKFISPENIREEYRKIMTVTGGGPGIVQIAQGCLGQCTYCLTRLARGPLQSFSQEEIVSQIQAFVRSGVPEIQLTAQDVSAWGRDCGRTLPELLTAINDIPGRFMVRVGMMNPSTVNYCLDELTGVFAGDHIFKFVHIPFQSGSDAVLTRMGRGCTVAECEGIVSAFRKRFPDITIATDMIVGFPKETAEDFSRSCDMIGRVRPNKVNITRYSSRPFTPISSEKDFPDSVKKDRSRFLNARAEQIYADLNRPHIATVMPFIVTETLRKGSVMARTSNYTGIVLNEDLHLGHEGKAVITEDRRYFFIGKLVS
- the iorA gene encoding indolepyruvate ferredoxin oxidoreductase subunit alpha, with product MERKYLLGNEAIAHACVESGVDFVSGYPGTPSSEVIDVLRIQPDRSYYLEWSVNEKVALENALAAAWCGIRALCTMKHVGLNVAADPLMTSAYTGVSGGLVILSADDPFAHSSQNEQDTRCYAHFARVPCFDPASVQEAHDMIPAAFAFSEEFGLPVIFRPTTRICHSKGDVMLGDVTPSTRKGEFHKDPRQYVVIPAHTRILHKKLNEKQPAIKKRLVELGFNRSEIRGKTAVIASGIAASYVQELLPSGVSFMKIGAYPIDEDWLGAFVNKHEKVLVIEELAPEVEEQVRQVAGCVPVFGKKNGYASYEGELSPPAVAAIMAKAGVLPTNPFPTVEPVQNLPPRPPILCAGCHHRVAFYAIKKVFKDAIYPSDIGCYTLGLQLGVVDTTICMGASITVGSGIAHSGEPRDVICTIGDSTFLHTGIQGLMNAVYNGANMTVVILDNRITAMTGHQPNPNTGATACGVESPPISLDAICRSCGASFVETIDPYDLTGMINVLEAAKKRTGVKVIIAKQMCVITARRAGIKRGRYQVDPETCTGCGSCVRFGCPAIEFSDDKARINDLCSGCAVCVQICPVGAIGREGKR
- a CDS encoding indolepyruvate oxidoreductase subunit beta, translated to MSGSFDILMVGIGGQGTILASNILGEACLIEGRPVKGAETHGMAQRGGSVESHIRIDGLFGPLIPPGQVDLMISFDLLEALRYSHYLKKWGRIIANNHLVLPTSVYTQNLIVPTEDEIIAALKNHPLCLLDADKMAADAGSPLSQNVVMLGAASESIPLKPESLLEAVRRLVPKKTVEINLKAFESGRAFGGKC
- a CDS encoding RNA-guided pseudouridylation complex pseudouridine synthase subunit Cbf5 — translated: MESPNAENEQTAQKKKAPLWKGAGIIVVDKTQGPSSHEIAAWVGQMLGCEVGHSGTLDPQVSGLLLIMLGNAVRLAPLLLAHDKEYVCLMRLHGDVDTACIEKMGEEFTGRLYQRPPRKSAVKRNLRIRTIHKLEILSIEGRLVLFRVNCEAGTYIRSLCHHMGFALGVGGHMQELRRTRSGTFDELTMHTLHELKDACVATEAGDRAALESMVMSVDAAVPDLPVVTVRDTAIDAICRGAVLAGVGVISCDEFGKNQTVAVLSQKREFVCLGKALVPSSSFKPGETGLVIAPTAVFLQPGTYPRGWTKSDKPVQHNKKPAKKPVSKPARRTPAQFQRKRYH
- a CDS encoding uroporphyrinogen-III synthase, which codes for MKIAVTRLSGKEKSDAARCAKAGHTCYSVHPLRSELREAAISAFVKGVDNNEFDCIFFTSALPAKIIAPLLKKVPRVIAIGPQTAKELEQAGIGCETLPGFYSRDFVPYLGDWIRGKHIGIPRADVPNPALIDAITAAGGIVHEFRCYGLEPTGETLALDTADAILFTSAMSYTKAIWTPRKDLLVMAIGDITAAAMRTGAVPAVVGDGSLEGTLAALNTYLDNNGSK
- a CDS encoding tripartite tricarboxylate transporter permease; its protein translation is MIEILLGVVIGVILGTLSGIIPGVHANTLAGVLLSLQVVLLSLLGPVALAGAMFAALITHTFVDAIPSTFLGIPDADTSLAVLPAHALCLEGNGEEAVRIAALGSACAMIIAVPLSILCFLVLPALQPYFDWWIGILLVASVGYMIVTSEAPGWAFGIFVVSGLLGTFSLHYAFLGWHTLAGGSAILMPLLTGLFGISVLLTSSQGKMPDQQFKGIRMEDRTMVKCSVLGTAAGVAVGWLPGLSTASANGVLASVIGYDKDRRAYILATNAANTSNAFIGLAALFALSRMRNGVMVALSELPLPSMSELTMIGVLAAVAAYLITVWLAKYAHHLNGIDVWLLNRAVITFIIILCILLTGPFGIMVLILATALGLVPHLVNVPRMYCMGAIMIPVMLYSFGIAGV